A region from the Cellvibrio sp. PSBB006 genome encodes:
- the nqrM gene encoding (Na+)-NQR maturation NqrM, with product MGTLLVTLVFMLVVVALMSVGVIFGRKPITGSCGGVGKALGEKEYVCDICGGDESKCEEKQQTAGNTEKSLAYEVTTGKK from the coding sequence ATGGGTACATTATTAGTAACGCTGGTATTCATGTTGGTTGTCGTTGCCCTGATGTCCGTGGGCGTTATCTTCGGTCGTAAGCCGATCACCGGCTCCTGTGGCGGCGTGGGCAAGGCCTTGGGCGAAAAAGAATATGTATGTGATATTTGCGGTGGCGATGAAAGCAAATGTGAAGAAAAACAACAGACCGCTGGTAATACAGAAAAGTCCTTGGCTTACGAAGTGACAACTGGCAAAAAATAA
- a CDS encoding FAD:protein FMN transferase, translating into MLTSFLFFGVVLLSGCGQAERDSLRFAGETMGTTYHITLVADEDGVLPIDAASIQKAVDLELQKINQHMSTYIPDSELMLFNSASAGEWYTLSKPLEDVLRLSQQISERSDGAFDITVGPLVNLWGFGPGKHEDDVPDAAAITEAKAVMGYHQLELTDGQARKLTDIKLDLSAIAKGYGVDWIADYIARQGIKHYMVEIGGEIRVKGTNPKGLPWRIAIEQPSMMQQSVHKAISLTDAGMATSGDYRNYFEQDGKRYSHTIDPQTGYPITHRLASVTVIADTSAEADGWATAINVLGPERGMEVANREKLAVYMIVKEDEGFSDRYSTAFEPYR; encoded by the coding sequence TTGCTGACCTCGTTTTTGTTTTTTGGTGTGGTGTTATTAAGCGGTTGTGGTCAGGCAGAAAGGGATTCGCTACGTTTTGCCGGCGAAACCATGGGGACCACCTATCACATTACGCTGGTTGCTGATGAAGATGGAGTACTTCCGATAGACGCGGCAAGCATACAAAAAGCGGTTGACCTTGAACTGCAAAAAATTAATCAGCACATGTCCACTTACATCCCTGATTCCGAGTTAATGTTATTTAATTCGGCCAGCGCGGGTGAGTGGTACACATTATCGAAGCCGCTGGAAGATGTGCTGCGGTTGAGCCAGCAAATCAGTGAGCGCAGTGACGGTGCGTTTGATATTACGGTCGGGCCCTTGGTGAACCTGTGGGGGTTCGGTCCGGGCAAGCATGAAGATGATGTCCCGGATGCGGCAGCCATAACTGAGGCCAAGGCTGTAATGGGGTATCACCAGCTTGAATTAACTGATGGACAAGCGCGTAAGTTGACCGATATCAAGCTGGACCTGTCAGCCATCGCAAAAGGCTATGGTGTCGACTGGATTGCCGATTACATCGCACGCCAGGGCATCAAGCATTACATGGTTGAGATTGGTGGTGAAATTCGGGTCAAGGGTACAAATCCCAAAGGGTTGCCATGGCGTATTGCGATAGAGCAGCCGTCCATGATGCAGCAGAGCGTGCACAAAGCGATTTCATTGACCGATGCTGGTATGGCAACCTCGGGTGACTATCGCAATTATTTTGAGCAGGATGGCAAACGCTACTCGCATACCATCGATCCGCAAACCGGCTACCCCATTACGCATCGCTTGGCGTCTGTAACGGTTATCGCCGATACTTCAGCAGAAGCGGACGGCTGGGCTACAGCGATTAACGTGCTCGGTCCGGAGCGCGGCATGGAGGTGGCCAATCGCGAGAAATTAGCGGTTTATATGATTGTCAAAGAGGATGAGGGTTTTAGTGACCGTTATTCGACGGCTTTTGAACCTTATCGATGA
- the nqrF gene encoding NADH:ubiquinone reductase (Na(+)-transporting) subunit F, with protein sequence MNIEITLGVVMFTVIVLALVAVILIARSKLVSSGDVTIDINGEKTLTVPAGGKLLQTLSGAGLFLPSACGGGGTCAQCKCIVVSGGGSMLPTEESHFTKRDAREGWRLSCQTPVKQDMVIEVPEDVFGVKQWECTVESNPNVATFIKELTLRLPEGENVDFRAGGYVQLECPPHHVKYSDFSIESQFRGDWERFGFFNLESKVTEPVIRAYSMANYPDEKGIVKFNIRIATPPPKSQGIPPGIMSSYVFSLKPGDKIRVYGPFGEFFAKDTDNEMVFIGGGAGMAPMRSHIFDQLRRIKTKRKMTFWYGARSLRELFYKEEYDQLQEENENFNWYVALSDPQPEDNWSGLTGFIHNVLYENYLKDHPAPEDCEFYMCGPPMMNAAVIKLLKSLGVEDENIMLDDFGG encoded by the coding sequence ATGAACATAGAAATTACATTGGGTGTTGTCATGTTCACGGTCATCGTGCTCGCGCTGGTGGCCGTTATCCTGATTGCACGATCCAAATTGGTCAGCAGTGGCGATGTCACTATTGATATCAATGGCGAGAAAACCTTGACCGTACCGGCGGGTGGCAAATTATTGCAAACTTTGTCCGGTGCCGGTTTGTTCCTGCCGTCTGCCTGTGGTGGTGGCGGTACTTGTGCGCAGTGTAAATGTATTGTGGTGTCTGGCGGTGGCTCTATGCTGCCGACCGAAGAAAGCCACTTTACCAAACGCGATGCGCGCGAAGGTTGGCGCTTGTCCTGCCAAACGCCTGTTAAACAGGATATGGTTATTGAAGTACCGGAAGACGTCTTTGGTGTAAAACAATGGGAGTGTACCGTTGAGTCCAATCCCAATGTGGCAACCTTCATTAAAGAACTGACTTTGCGTCTGCCGGAAGGTGAGAACGTTGACTTCCGCGCGGGTGGTTATGTGCAGTTGGAGTGTCCACCGCACCATGTGAAATATTCTGATTTCTCTATCGAATCGCAATTCCGTGGTGACTGGGAGCGTTTTGGTTTCTTTAACCTGGAATCAAAAGTGACTGAGCCGGTGATCCGCGCCTACTCGATGGCGAACTATCCGGATGAGAAGGGTATTGTAAAATTCAATATCCGTATTGCAACGCCGCCGCCCAAGTCACAAGGCATTCCGCCAGGCATCATGTCTTCTTATGTGTTCAGCTTGAAGCCAGGCGACAAGATCAGAGTATACGGTCCCTTCGGTGAGTTCTTCGCCAAGGACACAGACAATGAAATGGTCTTTATTGGTGGTGGTGCCGGTATGGCGCCTATGCGCTCGCACATTTTTGATCAGCTGCGTCGTATCAAGACCAAGCGTAAGATGACCTTCTGGTACGGTGCTCGTTCTCTGCGCGAACTCTTCTACAAAGAAGAGTACGATCAGTTGCAAGAAGAGAATGAAAACTTCAACTGGTATGTGGCCTTGTCTGACCCACAACCGGAAGATAACTGGAGTGGATTAACAGGTTTTATTCACAACGTACTTTATGAAAATTACCTGAAGGACCATCCGGCACCGGAAGATTGTGAGTTCTACATGTGTGGCCCACCAATGATGAACGCCGCGGTGATCAAGCTCTTGAAGAGCCTGGGTGTAGAAGACGAAAACATTATGTTGGATGACTTTGGTGGTTAA
- the nqrE gene encoding NADH:ubiquinone reductase (Na(+)-transporting) subunit E, which translates to MEYYLSLFIRAVFIENMALAFFLGMCTFIAISKKIGAAIGLGIAVIVVQTLTVPLNNLIYTYVLANGALSWAGLPNVDLSFLGLITYIGVIAAVVQIMEMVLDKYVPALYNALGVFLPLITVNCAIMGGSLFMVERDYNFGESIVYGAGSGAGWALAIVVLAGVREKLKYSDVPEGLRGLGITFITVGLMSLGFMSFGGIDL; encoded by the coding sequence GTGGAATATTATTTAAGCCTTTTTATTCGGGCAGTTTTTATCGAAAACATGGCGTTGGCCTTCTTCCTGGGGATGTGTACTTTTATCGCTATCTCCAAAAAAATCGGCGCTGCTATCGGTTTGGGTATTGCGGTTATCGTTGTACAGACGCTGACCGTACCGCTTAACAATTTGATCTACACCTATGTGCTGGCTAACGGTGCCCTGAGCTGGGCCGGTCTGCCTAACGTGGATTTGAGCTTCCTCGGCCTGATCACCTACATTGGTGTGATTGCGGCGGTAGTACAAATCATGGAGATGGTGTTGGATAAATACGTTCCCGCACTCTACAACGCACTGGGTGTATTTCTGCCGTTGATTACGGTGAACTGCGCCATCATGGGCGGCTCTCTGTTTATGGTGGAACGCGACTACAATTTCGGCGAGAGCATTGTTTATGGTGCAGGCTCTGGCGCCGGTTGGGCTTTGGCCATCGTGGTATTGGCCGGCGTGCGTGAGAAATTGAAATATAGCGATGTGCCGGAAGGTTTGCGTGGCCTGGGTATCACCTTCATTACTGTGGGTTTGATGTCTCTGGGCTTTATGTCATTCGGCGGCATCGATCTGTAA
- a CDS encoding NADH:ubiquinone reductase (Na(+)-transporting) subunit D has protein sequence MKLKELLFDPVFKNNPIALQILGICSALAVTSSMKVTLVMCIALTTVTAFSNFFVSLVRNHAPSSIRIIVQMVIIASLVIVVDQILKAVAYDVSKQLSVFVGLIITNCIVMGRAEAFAMKNPPIPSFFDGIGNGLGYSAMLIALAVVRELFGSGKLLGYEILSVTTDGGWYVPNGLLLLPPSAFFLIGLFIWALRSWKKNQVEASEFKIAPNTKPQEA, from the coding sequence ATGAAACTGAAAGAGCTTCTGTTTGATCCGGTATTTAAAAACAATCCGATCGCTTTACAAATTCTGGGTATCTGCTCCGCATTAGCAGTGACCAGTAGTATGAAAGTGACCCTGGTAATGTGTATTGCATTAACCACGGTAACGGCTTTTTCAAACTTCTTTGTATCGTTGGTACGTAACCATGCGCCCAGCAGCATCCGTATCATCGTTCAAATGGTCATCATTGCCTCTCTGGTTATCGTGGTTGACCAGATCCTCAAGGCGGTTGCTTATGATGTTAGTAAGCAGTTGTCAGTGTTCGTGGGTTTGATCATCACCAACTGTATCGTGATGGGCCGTGCAGAAGCATTTGCCATGAAGAACCCGCCGATTCCGAGCTTCTTTGACGGTATCGGTAACGGTTTGGGTTATAGCGCCATGCTGATCGCGCTCGCTGTGGTTCGTGAACTCTTTGGTTCAGGCAAGTTACTGGGCTACGAAATCCTGTCTGTCACCACAGACGGCGGTTGGTACGTCCCCAACGGCTTGCTGTTGCTGCCACCGAGTGCGTTCTTCCTGATTGGTTTATTCATCTGGGCTTTGCGTTCCTGGAAGAAAAATCAGGTTGAAGCCAGCGAGTTCAAAATCGCTCCCAATACCAAACCTCAGGAGGCTTGA
- a CDS encoding Na(+)-translocating NADH-quinone reductase subunit C: MSNNDSIKKTIIVTVLLCIVCSVIVSAAAVLLRPAQVANKSLDFKRNILSAAGLLEAGKNVDAIFSERVVTRVVDLKTGKFTDAVDPASYDQRRASKDPSLSTNLSADEDIAKISRREDYSVVYLIQDENEQLQKIILPVKGYGLWSTLYGFLALEADANTVVGLVFYEHAETPGLGGEVDNPVWKAKWVGKEVYDEGDVAISIIKGSVDPSSSNAVHQVDGLSGATLTSRGVHNLLHFWLGDNGYKPFLTNLKNGEA; this comes from the coding sequence GTGTCTAATAATGATTCCATTAAAAAGACGATCATAGTTACCGTACTGCTGTGTATCGTTTGTTCTGTGATTGTGTCTGCTGCTGCCGTTCTGTTACGTCCGGCGCAGGTGGCCAATAAGTCTCTGGATTTCAAACGCAATATTTTATCTGCGGCCGGTTTGCTGGAAGCTGGCAAGAACGTTGACGCTATCTTCAGTGAGCGTGTCGTCACACGTGTTGTCGATTTGAAAACCGGTAAATTTACTGATGCGGTTGATCCTGCGTCTTACGACCAGCGTCGCGCGAGCAAGGACCCAAGTCTTTCGACCAATCTCAGTGCTGATGAGGACATCGCCAAGATTTCCCGTCGCGAAGATTATTCTGTGGTTTATCTGATTCAGGATGAGAATGAGCAACTGCAAAAGATCATCCTGCCGGTAAAAGGTTACGGTTTGTGGTCGACACTTTACGGTTTCCTGGCGCTGGAAGCTGATGCCAATACCGTCGTCGGTCTGGTGTTTTACGAGCACGCTGAAACACCGGGACTGGGTGGTGAAGTAGACAACCCGGTATGGAAAGCGAAATGGGTCGGCAAGGAAGTTTACGATGAAGGTGATGTTGCCATCTCCATTATCAAAGGCTCTGTTGATCCTTCGTCCAGCAATGCTGTACATCAGGTGGATGGTTTGTCAGGTGCAACCCTGACCAGCCGCGGTGTCCATAACTTGTTACATTTCTGGTTGGGTGACAATGGCTACAAGCCTTTCCTGACCAATCTTAAAAACGGGGAGGCTTAA
- a CDS encoding NADH:ubiquinone reductase (Na(+)-transporting) subunit B, whose amino-acid sequence MNFLRNFLDKIEPNFHKGGKHEKWYALYEAVDTIFYRPADVTKTTSHVRDGIDLKRIMITVWLCTFPAMLYGMYNVGFQANTIMADMGLTAVEGWRGAFIGLFAGYDAQSIWDCFWHGAAYFVPIYFVVFVVGGFWEVLFAMIRGHEVNEGFFVTSVLFALICPPDVPLWQAALGISFGVVIGKEVFGGTGKNFLNPALAGRAFLFFAYPAEMSGDAVWTAVDGYTGATALSIAAQDGMEALKGGLTWMDAFFGNMHGSIGETSTLAIFIGGAVLLFMGIASWRIVLGVMVGMAGTALLFNLVGNPDTNSMMAMPWYWHMVVGGFAFGMIFMATDPVSASMTNVGKLWFGALIGFMVVIIRVVNPAFPEGMMLAILFANLFAPLIDHFVVQANVKRRLARV is encoded by the coding sequence ATGAATTTCCTGCGTAATTTTCTTGATAAGATCGAGCCAAACTTTCACAAAGGCGGCAAACACGAAAAATGGTATGCGCTCTACGAAGCGGTAGATACCATTTTTTATCGCCCTGCGGATGTAACCAAGACCACCTCTCATGTGCGTGATGGTATCGACCTGAAGCGCATCATGATCACCGTTTGGTTGTGTACTTTTCCTGCCATGCTCTACGGCATGTACAACGTTGGCTTCCAGGCCAACACCATTATGGCTGACATGGGCCTGACTGCCGTCGAAGGTTGGCGCGGTGCGTTTATCGGCTTGTTTGCTGGCTATGATGCGCAAAGCATCTGGGATTGCTTCTGGCATGGTGCTGCTTACTTCGTTCCTATTTACTTTGTGGTGTTCGTGGTAGGTGGTTTCTGGGAAGTGCTTTTCGCGATGATCCGTGGCCACGAAGTTAACGAAGGTTTCTTTGTGACCTCTGTGCTTTTCGCCCTGATTTGTCCGCCGGATGTTCCCTTGTGGCAGGCTGCCCTGGGTATCAGCTTCGGCGTGGTGATCGGCAAAGAAGTGTTTGGCGGGACCGGTAAAAACTTCCTTAACCCGGCATTGGCAGGACGTGCATTTCTCTTCTTTGCCTATCCGGCCGAAATGTCCGGTGATGCCGTATGGACTGCCGTAGATGGCTATACCGGTGCAACTGCGCTCTCAATTGCGGCGCAAGACGGTATGGAGGCGCTGAAAGGCGGCCTGACGTGGATGGATGCATTCTTCGGCAACATGCACGGCTCCATCGGTGAAACCTCGACCCTGGCTATCTTTATCGGTGGCGCTGTGTTGTTGTTCATGGGAATTGCTTCCTGGCGCATCGTGTTGGGTGTGATGGTCGGTATGGCGGGCACCGCTCTGTTGTTCAATCTTGTCGGCAACCCGGACACCAATTCAATGATGGCCATGCCCTGGTACTGGCACATGGTGGTTGGTGGTTTCGCGTTCGGCATGATCTTTATGGCGACTGACCCGGTATCGGCTTCAATGACCAACGTGGGCAAACTCTGGTTTGGTGCGCTGATTGGTTTTATGGTGGTCATTATTCGTGTGGTAAACCCGGCCTTCCCGGAAGGTATGATGTTGGCCATTCTGTTTGCCAACCTCTTTGCCCCGCTGATTGACCATTTTGTTGTACAGGCGAACGTTAAGCGGAGATTGGCACGTGTCTAA